The Henckelia pumila isolate YLH828 unplaced genomic scaffold, ASM3356847v2 CTG_461:::fragment_3, whole genome shotgun sequence genome window below encodes:
- the LOC140871687 gene encoding COP9 signalosome complex subunit 5a-like, with translation MDSFSSAAIARQTWELENNIIASSSTDSLAAASDAIFFYDSAAQEKFQQEKPWANDPHYFKRVKISALALLKMVVHARSGGTIEVMGLMQGKTDGDAIIVMDAFALPVEGTETRVNAQADAYEYMVEYSQTNKQAGRLENVVGWYHSHPGYGCWLSGIDVSTQMLNQQYQEPFLAVVIDPTRTVSAGKVEIGAFRTYPEGYKPPDEPVSEYQTIPLNKIEDFGVHCKQYYSLDITYFKSSLDSHLMDLLWNKYWVNTLSSSPLLGNGDYVAGQISDLAEKLEQAENQLAHLRFGPLMAAPQRKKEEESQLNKITRDSAKITVEQVHGLMSQVIKDVLFNSVCQCNRSGAESSGPEPMVET, from the exons ATGGATTCCTTTTCATCTGCGGCGATTGCTCGGCAAACATGGGAGCTGGAGAACAATATCATCGCTTCTTCTTCCACCGATTCCTTGGCGGCGGCGTCGGACGCTATCTTCTTCTACGACTCGGCGGCGCAGGAGAAGTTCCAGCAAGAGAAGCCCTGGGCAAACGATCCTCACTACTTCAAGCGGGTGAAGATCTCTGCTCTAGCGCTACTCAAGATGGTTGTCCACGCGCGTTCTGGAGGAACCATTGAAGTCATGGGACTGATGCAGGGCAAAACTGACGGGGATGCCATTATTGTGATGGACGCTTTTGCCCTCCCCGTCGAGGGCACTGAAACTAGGGTTAATGCGCAGGCTGATGCGTACGAGTATATGGTGGAATATTCACAGACCAATAAGCAG GCGGGCCGGCTAGAGAATGTAGTTGGGTGGTACCATTCCCATCCTGGTTATGGATGCTGGCTTTCTGGTATAGATGTTTCCACACAAATGCTTAACCAACAATACCAGGAGCCGTTTCTGGCTGTTGTCATTGATCCAACAAGGACTGTTTCTGCTGGAAAAGTAGAGATCGGTGCTTTTAGAACATACCCTGAAGGGTATAAGCCTCCAGATGAACCAGTTTCTGAGTATCAGACCATCCCCTTGAACAAAATCGAGGACTTTGGTGTTCATTGCAAACAG TATTATTCATTGGATATCACATACTTCAAGTCATCTCTTGATTCTCATCTTATGGACCTGCTATGGAATAAGTATTGGGTTAACACCCTATCATCTTCTCCTTTGCTTGGCAATGGAGACTATGTTGCTGGCCAAATATCAGATTTAG CGGAGAAACTAGAGCAAGCTGAAAATCAATTAGCTCATTTACGTTTTGGTCCTTTGATGGCAGCTCCTCAAAGGAAGAAAGAG GAAGAATCTCAACTTAACAAGATCACTCGCGACAGTGCAAAGATAACCGTGGAGCAGGTTCATGGTTTGATGTCCCAG GTAATCAAGGACGTTCTTTTCAATTCAGTTTGCCAGTGCAATCGATCTGGGGCTGAGTCATCTGGGCCAGAACCAATGGTTGAAACCTGA